The Vespa velutina chromosome 4, iVesVel2.1, whole genome shotgun sequence genome has a window encoding:
- the LOC124948942 gene encoding rap1 GTPase-activating protein 1 isoform X8, with amino-acid sequence MKGSEPLRSLTRNFNDRSSMPTFTSFFSFRVGTETARDERAASSPSGAGGQNNHSSSSPSPSPVGDAPLGRALMEAALQQATSGSQEPPLVVTPPGYWLDGTDHRHTLDSAGRALLPAQPAWQPRIDQDDTAKCYRRFFVGREHVNLIGRDSENGPVLVSVKAETVAGQEHWRVLLRLRAGSTHELVPAASLGPIPSPAKMVKTINDSLNVNTLMPVVCSGAGTLIAQYDEHALVSRFKFGVLHQRAGQVTEEQLFGNRQITPAFQEFLDLLGQKIDLKDHKGYRGGLDTRHGQTGDSAVYEVFRGREVLFHVASLLPYSPGDSQQLQRKRHIGNDIVAIIFQEEPTPFSPDMIASHFLHAFIVVQVVDPCTPNTRYKVSITARDDVPWFGPALPTPAVFLRGVEFKEFLLTKLVNAENAAYKAEKFSKLELRTRSALLESLTEGLQAKTTEFLGGTIGLGGNLAFGGNCPVSPTASDSSASGGGGTGSRFIDTVRKALISRVRNASTESVPQQLAKKGAHSEPSPPSNRQSNGKISGKRSVEPSSPLGSPDLTLRRDSERGSPSLGSQDSSLSNTDNQDSSLATLQQDEVDRRESNTGIGGVNDSTSTEKITTVSSVQRLTHENLRRQERTEKTEVTQRVVSESDDSSLNSELELDQAVYPDSDTGLESMSSAETHDTTRCNAKDGAAETETLRMEVTRLKCDKLDLLRQNVTCQRDIKRLREKELQLQSDLAAASKEILRLRAMLKECSTSIPLDNNNQQTSTV; translated from the exons ATGAAAGGCTCAGAGCCTCTACGTTCGTTAACGAGGAACTTTAACGATCGATCTTCAATGCCGACATTTAcgagtttcttttcttttcgagttGGAACCGAG ACAGCGAGAGACGAACGAGCTGCATCAAGTCCGAGTGGTGCAGGTGGACAAAACAACCACTCGTCTTCATCTCCATCGCCCTCTCCTGTCGGCGATGCACCTCTTGGACGAGCCCTTATGGAGGCCGCACTTCAACAGGCCACTTCCGGCTCGCAGGAGCCACCCTTAGTCGTGACACCACCTGGTTATTGGTTAGATGGAACCGATCATCGACATACCTTAGACTCGGCAGGCAGAGCACTACTTCCTGCTCAGCCAGCCTGGCAACCTAGGATAGATCAGGATGACACGGCTAAGTGTTACAGGCGTTTCTTCGTTGGCAGA GAACATGTGAACCTGATAGGAAGGGACAGCGAAAATGGGCCGGTCCTTGTCTCGGTGAAGGCCGAGACGGTCGCTGGACAAGAACACTGGCGAGTATTGCTGAGATTACGTGCTGGTTCAACGCATGAGTTAGTCCCAGCAGCATCTCTTGGACCGATTCCTTCACCAGCGAAAATGGTTAAG aCGATCAATGACTCCTTGAACGTAAACACTTTGATGCCAGTGGTATGTTCAGGGGCTGGTACTTTGATAGCTCAATATGACGAGCATGCACTCGTTTCGAGATTCAAATTCGGCGTACTACATCAACGGGCTGGGCAGGTGACCGAGGAACAGCTTTTCGGTAATCGCCAAATCACACCTGCTTTCCAAGAATTTCTTGATCTTTTGGGGCAAAAGATCGACTTGAAAGATCACAAAGG ATATCGAGGTGGTTTGGATACTCGACACGGCCAAACAGGAGATTCCGCGGTTTACGAAGTATTTCGTGGTCGTGAGGTTCTCTTCCATGTAGCTTCGCTTTTACCGTATAGTCCAGGTGATTCGCAACAATTACAACGCAAGAGACATATTGGTAATGATATCGTAGCGATTATATTCCAAGAGGAACCTACACCTTTCAGTCCTGATATGATCGCTAGTCACTTTTTGCACGCCTTTATTGTCGTGCAAGTCGTCGATCCATGTACGCCTAACACAag gTATAAGGTGAGCATAACGGCGAGAGACGACGTACCTTGGTTTGGTCCGGCCTTACCAACACCTGCTGTCTTCCTGAGAGGCGTTGAATTTAAAGAATTCCTTCTTACGAAATTGGTCAACGCTGAAAACGCGGCTTACAAGGCTGAGAAGTTCTCAAAATTAGAA TTACGAACTAGATCCGCTCTGTTGGAGTCCTTGACGGAAGGATTGCAAGCAAAAACAACGGAGTTCTTAGGTGGTACCATCGGTTTAGGAGGTAATTTAGCATTCGGTGGGAATTGTCCTGTAAGCCCAACGGCAAGTGACTCTTCGGCTTCCGGTGGCGGAGGTACTGGCTCAAGATTTATCGATACGGTACGAAAAGCATTGATATCTCGAGTGAGAAATGCGTCGACCGAGAGTGTACCTCAACAACTCGCTAAAAAGGGTGCTCATTCTGAACCAAGTCCACCAAGTAATCGACAATCCAACGGAAAGATAAGTGGAAAACGATCCGTTGAACCGTCAAGTCCATTGGGTTCGCCAGATTTGACTTTACGAAGGGACTCAGAAAGAGGTAGTCCTAGTTTGGGAAGTCAAGACAGTAGTTTGTCCAATACGGACAATCAGGATAGCAGTTTGGCTACATTGCAGCAGGATGAGGTAGATCGTAGAGAGTCTAATACAGGAATTGGTGGAGTAAATGATTCCACGAGCACGGAAAAGATCACTACGGTTTCCTCGGTACAACGATTAACTCATGAAAACTTGAGAAGACAGGAACGAACAGAAAAGACCGAAGTAACACAACGCGTTGTTTCCGAGAGCGACGATAGTTCATTGAACAGCGAGCTTGAACTCGACCAAGCTGTTTATCCTGACAGCGACACCGGTCTTGAATCTATGAGTTCCGCGGAAACGCACGACACTACGAGATGTAATGCCAAAGACGGTGCTGCGGAAACCGAAACTTTGAGGATGGAAGTTACTAGACTTAAGTGCGATAAGCTGGACTTATTGAGACAAAATGTG ACTTGTCAACGCGACATTAAACGccttcgagagaaagagttacAATTGCAATCTGACTTAGCAGCAGCATCGAAAGAGATTCTCCGATTAAGGGCGATGCTTAAAGAATGTTCGACGAGCATTCCTTTGGATAACAACAATCAACAAACGTCCACCGTTTGA
- the LOC124948942 gene encoding rap1 GTPase-activating protein 1 isoform X9: protein MNKLEYEFRNYWKCIFTKKKKKKKKKKEKEVYYTARDERAASSPSGAGGQNNHSSSSPSPSPVGDAPLGRALMEAALQQATSGSQEPPLVVTPPGYWLDGTDHRHTLDSAGRALLPAQPAWQPRIDQDDTAKCYRRFFVGREHVNLIGRDSENGPVLVSVKAETVAGQEHWRVLLRLRAGSTHELVPAASLGPIPSPAKMVKTINDSLNVNTLMPVVCSGAGTLIAQYDEHALVSRFKFGVLHQRAGQVTEEQLFGNRQITPAFQEFLDLLGQKIDLKDHKGYRGGLDTRHGQTGDSAVYEVFRGREVLFHVASLLPYSPGDSQQLQRKRHIGNDIVAIIFQEEPTPFSPDMIASHFLHAFIVVQVVDPCTPNTRYKVSITARDDVPWFGPALPTPAVFLRGVEFKEFLLTKLVNAENAAYKAEKFSKLELRTRSALLESLTEGLQAKTTEFLGGTIGLGGNLAFGGNCPVSPTASDSSASGGGGTGSRFIDTVRKALISRVRNASTESVPQQLAKKGAHSEPSPPSNRQSNGKISGKRSVEPSSPLGSPDLTLRRDSERGSPSLGSQDSSLSNTDNQDSSLATLQQDEVDRRESNTGIGGVNDSTSTEKITTVSSVQRLTHENLRRQERTEKTEVTQRVVSESDDSSLNSELELDQAVYPDSDTGLESMSSAETHDTTRCNAKDGAAETETLRMEVTRLKCDKLDLLRQNVTCQRDIKRLREKELQLQSDLAAASKEILRLRAMLKECSTSIPLDNNNQQTSTV, encoded by the exons atgaataaattagaGTATGAATTTCGGAATTACTGgaaatgtatttttacaaaaaagaaaaaaaagaagaagaaaaagaaagaaaaagaagtttacTAC ACAGCGAGAGACGAACGAGCTGCATCAAGTCCGAGTGGTGCAGGTGGACAAAACAACCACTCGTCTTCATCTCCATCGCCCTCTCCTGTCGGCGATGCACCTCTTGGACGAGCCCTTATGGAGGCCGCACTTCAACAGGCCACTTCCGGCTCGCAGGAGCCACCCTTAGTCGTGACACCACCTGGTTATTGGTTAGATGGAACCGATCATCGACATACCTTAGACTCGGCAGGCAGAGCACTACTTCCTGCTCAGCCAGCCTGGCAACCTAGGATAGATCAGGATGACACGGCTAAGTGTTACAGGCGTTTCTTCGTTGGCAGA GAACATGTGAACCTGATAGGAAGGGACAGCGAAAATGGGCCGGTCCTTGTCTCGGTGAAGGCCGAGACGGTCGCTGGACAAGAACACTGGCGAGTATTGCTGAGATTACGTGCTGGTTCAACGCATGAGTTAGTCCCAGCAGCATCTCTTGGACCGATTCCTTCACCAGCGAAAATGGTTAAG aCGATCAATGACTCCTTGAACGTAAACACTTTGATGCCAGTGGTATGTTCAGGGGCTGGTACTTTGATAGCTCAATATGACGAGCATGCACTCGTTTCGAGATTCAAATTCGGCGTACTACATCAACGGGCTGGGCAGGTGACCGAGGAACAGCTTTTCGGTAATCGCCAAATCACACCTGCTTTCCAAGAATTTCTTGATCTTTTGGGGCAAAAGATCGACTTGAAAGATCACAAAGG ATATCGAGGTGGTTTGGATACTCGACACGGCCAAACAGGAGATTCCGCGGTTTACGAAGTATTTCGTGGTCGTGAGGTTCTCTTCCATGTAGCTTCGCTTTTACCGTATAGTCCAGGTGATTCGCAACAATTACAACGCAAGAGACATATTGGTAATGATATCGTAGCGATTATATTCCAAGAGGAACCTACACCTTTCAGTCCTGATATGATCGCTAGTCACTTTTTGCACGCCTTTATTGTCGTGCAAGTCGTCGATCCATGTACGCCTAACACAag gTATAAGGTGAGCATAACGGCGAGAGACGACGTACCTTGGTTTGGTCCGGCCTTACCAACACCTGCTGTCTTCCTGAGAGGCGTTGAATTTAAAGAATTCCTTCTTACGAAATTGGTCAACGCTGAAAACGCGGCTTACAAGGCTGAGAAGTTCTCAAAATTAGAA TTACGAACTAGATCCGCTCTGTTGGAGTCCTTGACGGAAGGATTGCAAGCAAAAACAACGGAGTTCTTAGGTGGTACCATCGGTTTAGGAGGTAATTTAGCATTCGGTGGGAATTGTCCTGTAAGCCCAACGGCAAGTGACTCTTCGGCTTCCGGTGGCGGAGGTACTGGCTCAAGATTTATCGATACGGTACGAAAAGCATTGATATCTCGAGTGAGAAATGCGTCGACCGAGAGTGTACCTCAACAACTCGCTAAAAAGGGTGCTCATTCTGAACCAAGTCCACCAAGTAATCGACAATCCAACGGAAAGATAAGTGGAAAACGATCCGTTGAACCGTCAAGTCCATTGGGTTCGCCAGATTTGACTTTACGAAGGGACTCAGAAAGAGGTAGTCCTAGTTTGGGAAGTCAAGACAGTAGTTTGTCCAATACGGACAATCAGGATAGCAGTTTGGCTACATTGCAGCAGGATGAGGTAGATCGTAGAGAGTCTAATACAGGAATTGGTGGAGTAAATGATTCCACGAGCACGGAAAAGATCACTACGGTTTCCTCGGTACAACGATTAACTCATGAAAACTTGAGAAGACAGGAACGAACAGAAAAGACCGAAGTAACACAACGCGTTGTTTCCGAGAGCGACGATAGTTCATTGAACAGCGAGCTTGAACTCGACCAAGCTGTTTATCCTGACAGCGACACCGGTCTTGAATCTATGAGTTCCGCGGAAACGCACGACACTACGAGATGTAATGCCAAAGACGGTGCTGCGGAAACCGAAACTTTGAGGATGGAAGTTACTAGACTTAAGTGCGATAAGCTGGACTTATTGAGACAAAATGTG ACTTGTCAACGCGACATTAAACGccttcgagagaaagagttacAATTGCAATCTGACTTAGCAGCAGCATCGAAAGAGATTCTCCGATTAAGGGCGATGCTTAAAGAATGTTCGACGAGCATTCCTTTGGATAACAACAATCAACAAACGTCCACCGTTTGA
- the LOC124948942 gene encoding rap1 GTPase-activating protein 1 isoform X7, translating to MMGVLRWRHDLRSEAGQQAGGTATATTATATAAAGAATTTTQQQQQRASSGHGNHAHAHALPKLLSQTARDERAASSPSGAGGQNNHSSSSPSPSPVGDAPLGRALMEAALQQATSGSQEPPLVVTPPGYWLDGTDHRHTLDSAGRALLPAQPAWQPRIDQDDTAKCYRRFFVGREHVNLIGRDSENGPVLVSVKAETVAGQEHWRVLLRLRAGSTHELVPAASLGPIPSPAKMVKTINDSLNVNTLMPVVCSGAGTLIAQYDEHALVSRFKFGVLHQRAGQVTEEQLFGNRQITPAFQEFLDLLGQKIDLKDHKGYRGGLDTRHGQTGDSAVYEVFRGREVLFHVASLLPYSPGDSQQLQRKRHIGNDIVAIIFQEEPTPFSPDMIASHFLHAFIVVQVVDPCTPNTRYKVSITARDDVPWFGPALPTPAVFLRGVEFKEFLLTKLVNAENAAYKAEKFSKLELRTRSALLESLTEGLQAKTTEFLGGTIGLGGNLAFGGNCPVSPTASDSSASGGGGTGSRFIDTVRKALISRVRNASTESVPQQLAKKGAHSEPSPPSNRQSNGKISGKRSVEPSSPLGSPDLTLRRDSERGSPSLGSQDSSLSNTDNQDSSLATLQQDEVDRRESNTGIGGVNDSTSTEKITTVSSVQRLTHENLRRQERTEKTEVTQRVVSESDDSSLNSELELDQAVYPDSDTGLESMSSAETHDTTRCNAKDGAAETETLRMEVTRLKCDKLDLLRQNVTCQRDIKRLREKELQLQSDLAAASKEILRLRAMLKECSTSIPLDNNNQQTSTV from the exons ACAGCGAGAGACGAACGAGCTGCATCAAGTCCGAGTGGTGCAGGTGGACAAAACAACCACTCGTCTTCATCTCCATCGCCCTCTCCTGTCGGCGATGCACCTCTTGGACGAGCCCTTATGGAGGCCGCACTTCAACAGGCCACTTCCGGCTCGCAGGAGCCACCCTTAGTCGTGACACCACCTGGTTATTGGTTAGATGGAACCGATCATCGACATACCTTAGACTCGGCAGGCAGAGCACTACTTCCTGCTCAGCCAGCCTGGCAACCTAGGATAGATCAGGATGACACGGCTAAGTGTTACAGGCGTTTCTTCGTTGGCAGA GAACATGTGAACCTGATAGGAAGGGACAGCGAAAATGGGCCGGTCCTTGTCTCGGTGAAGGCCGAGACGGTCGCTGGACAAGAACACTGGCGAGTATTGCTGAGATTACGTGCTGGTTCAACGCATGAGTTAGTCCCAGCAGCATCTCTTGGACCGATTCCTTCACCAGCGAAAATGGTTAAG aCGATCAATGACTCCTTGAACGTAAACACTTTGATGCCAGTGGTATGTTCAGGGGCTGGTACTTTGATAGCTCAATATGACGAGCATGCACTCGTTTCGAGATTCAAATTCGGCGTACTACATCAACGGGCTGGGCAGGTGACCGAGGAACAGCTTTTCGGTAATCGCCAAATCACACCTGCTTTCCAAGAATTTCTTGATCTTTTGGGGCAAAAGATCGACTTGAAAGATCACAAAGG ATATCGAGGTGGTTTGGATACTCGACACGGCCAAACAGGAGATTCCGCGGTTTACGAAGTATTTCGTGGTCGTGAGGTTCTCTTCCATGTAGCTTCGCTTTTACCGTATAGTCCAGGTGATTCGCAACAATTACAACGCAAGAGACATATTGGTAATGATATCGTAGCGATTATATTCCAAGAGGAACCTACACCTTTCAGTCCTGATATGATCGCTAGTCACTTTTTGCACGCCTTTATTGTCGTGCAAGTCGTCGATCCATGTACGCCTAACACAag gTATAAGGTGAGCATAACGGCGAGAGACGACGTACCTTGGTTTGGTCCGGCCTTACCAACACCTGCTGTCTTCCTGAGAGGCGTTGAATTTAAAGAATTCCTTCTTACGAAATTGGTCAACGCTGAAAACGCGGCTTACAAGGCTGAGAAGTTCTCAAAATTAGAA TTACGAACTAGATCCGCTCTGTTGGAGTCCTTGACGGAAGGATTGCAAGCAAAAACAACGGAGTTCTTAGGTGGTACCATCGGTTTAGGAGGTAATTTAGCATTCGGTGGGAATTGTCCTGTAAGCCCAACGGCAAGTGACTCTTCGGCTTCCGGTGGCGGAGGTACTGGCTCAAGATTTATCGATACGGTACGAAAAGCATTGATATCTCGAGTGAGAAATGCGTCGACCGAGAGTGTACCTCAACAACTCGCTAAAAAGGGTGCTCATTCTGAACCAAGTCCACCAAGTAATCGACAATCCAACGGAAAGATAAGTGGAAAACGATCCGTTGAACCGTCAAGTCCATTGGGTTCGCCAGATTTGACTTTACGAAGGGACTCAGAAAGAGGTAGTCCTAGTTTGGGAAGTCAAGACAGTAGTTTGTCCAATACGGACAATCAGGATAGCAGTTTGGCTACATTGCAGCAGGATGAGGTAGATCGTAGAGAGTCTAATACAGGAATTGGTGGAGTAAATGATTCCACGAGCACGGAAAAGATCACTACGGTTTCCTCGGTACAACGATTAACTCATGAAAACTTGAGAAGACAGGAACGAACAGAAAAGACCGAAGTAACACAACGCGTTGTTTCCGAGAGCGACGATAGTTCATTGAACAGCGAGCTTGAACTCGACCAAGCTGTTTATCCTGACAGCGACACCGGTCTTGAATCTATGAGTTCCGCGGAAACGCACGACACTACGAGATGTAATGCCAAAGACGGTGCTGCGGAAACCGAAACTTTGAGGATGGAAGTTACTAGACTTAAGTGCGATAAGCTGGACTTATTGAGACAAAATGTG ACTTGTCAACGCGACATTAAACGccttcgagagaaagagttacAATTGCAATCTGACTTAGCAGCAGCATCGAAAGAGATTCTCCGATTAAGGGCGATGCTTAAAGAATGTTCGACGAGCATTCCTTTGGATAACAACAATCAACAAACGTCCACCGTTTGA